Proteins co-encoded in one Bradyrhizobium sp. 170 genomic window:
- the urtA gene encoding urea ABC transporter substrate-binding protein, which translates to MLTQLTHDITTMSRRRWLAATAGLVLGLAAFSNAKAQETIKVGVLHSLSGTMAISETTLKDTVLFLIDEQNKKGGVLGKKLEAVVVDPASNWPLFAEKARELITKDKVSVVFGCWTSVSRKSVLPVFKELNSILFYPVQYEGEESERNVFYTGAAPNQQAIPAVDYLMKDEKVKRWVLAGTDYVYPRTTNKILEAYLKSKGVKQEDIMINYTPFGHSDWQTIVADIKKFGSAGKKTAVVSTINGDANVPFYKELGNQGIKATDIPVVAFSVGEEELAGIDTKPLLGHLAAWNYFQSIKDPANEKFIKAWQAYTKNPKRVTNDPMEAHVIGFEMWVKAVEKVKSTDADKVIDALPGIEAKNLTGGTSKMLPNHHITKPVFIGEIKANGQFDVVWKTPGLVAGDAWSKELDGSKDLIGDWVGKKCGNYNTKTNKCGGQGS; encoded by the coding sequence ATGCTTACTCAATTGACTCACGATATAACGACGATGAGCCGCCGTCGCTGGCTGGCGGCGACTGCCGGCCTGGTTTTGGGTTTGGCCGCATTTTCAAACGCCAAGGCGCAGGAGACCATCAAGGTCGGCGTCCTGCACTCGCTCTCCGGCACCATGGCCATCAGCGAAACCACGCTGAAGGACACCGTTCTCTTCCTAATCGACGAGCAGAACAAGAAGGGCGGCGTGCTCGGCAAGAAGCTCGAGGCCGTCGTCGTCGACCCGGCGTCGAACTGGCCGCTGTTTGCGGAAAAGGCGCGCGAATTGATCACCAAGGACAAGGTCTCGGTCGTATTCGGCTGCTGGACCTCGGTGTCGCGCAAGTCCGTGCTCCCGGTCTTCAAGGAGCTGAACTCGATCCTGTTCTACCCCGTGCAGTACGAGGGCGAGGAGAGCGAGCGCAACGTGTTCTACACCGGCGCTGCGCCGAACCAGCAGGCGATTCCCGCCGTCGACTACCTGATGAAGGACGAGAAGGTGAAGCGCTGGGTGCTGGCCGGCACCGACTACGTCTATCCGCGCACCACCAACAAGATCCTCGAAGCCTACTTGAAGTCGAAGGGCGTCAAGCAGGAAGACATCATGATCAACTACACGCCGTTTGGTCATAGCGACTGGCAGACGATCGTAGCGGACATCAAGAAGTTCGGCTCGGCCGGCAAGAAGACTGCCGTGGTGTCCACCATCAACGGCGACGCCAACGTTCCGTTCTACAAGGAGCTCGGCAACCAGGGCATCAAGGCGACCGACATTCCGGTTGTCGCGTTCTCGGTCGGTGAAGAAGAACTCGCCGGCATCGACACCAAGCCGCTGCTCGGCCATCTTGCCGCCTGGAACTACTTCCAGTCGATCAAGGACCCGGCCAACGAGAAGTTCATCAAGGCCTGGCAGGCCTACACCAAGAATCCGAAGCGCGTGACCAACGATCCGATGGAAGCACACGTCATCGGCTTCGAAATGTGGGTCAAGGCGGTCGAGAAGGTGAAGTCGACCGACGCCGACAAGGTGATCGACGCGCTGCCCGGCATCGAAGCCAAGAACCTGACCGGCGGCACCTCCAAGATGCTGCCGAACCATCACATCACCAAGCCTGTGTTCATTGGCGAAATCAAAGCCAACGGCCAGTTCGACGTGGTGTGGAAGACCCCGGGCCTGGTGGCCGGCGATGCATGGTCGAAGGAGCTCGACGGCTCCAAGGACCTGATCGGCGACTGGGTCGGCAAGAAGTGCGGCAACTACAACACCAAGACCAACAAGTGCGGCGGTCAGGGCTCCTGA
- the urtB gene encoding urea ABC transporter permease subunit UrtB — protein MSANFLDRFRAVLLAILLTAAFAAPALAGPFEDAVAKFANDDFSDTDEAIGAVATSGNPLAFPIISALQEGRLSADPESKKVFVTGSDGKIIDAATGAAVDKLPDSAAAVRLNNRLRRTVEAALGGLTLLSPDPAKRIAAAQSVFKSHEESALAVIDGALAKETHKGAKAAFTEARAAILLYKADATEVEKLEAVAIVKARGDQEAMALLTGLSGDVPPNVARATASAIASIQSNLAMWSMVQNAWYGLSLGSVLLLAAIGLAITFGVMGVINMAHGEMVMIGAYTTFVVQEVIRTRYPGLFDYSLLIAVPLAFLVAGAIGVLIERGIIRFLYGRPLETLLATWGLSLVLQQAVRTMFGPTNREVGNPSWMSGAFELGQITITYNRLWILCFTLAVFAILLAMLRYTALGLEMRAVTQNRRMAASMGIATSRVDALTFGLGSGIAGIAGVALSQIDNVSPNLGQSYIIDSFMVVVFGGVGNLWGTLVGAFTLGIANKFLEPVAGAVLGKIAILVLIILFIQKRPRGLFALKGRAVEA, from the coding sequence GTGTCTGCCAATTTCCTCGACCGTTTTCGCGCGGTTCTGCTCGCAATCCTCCTGACCGCAGCCTTCGCCGCGCCGGCGCTGGCGGGTCCGTTCGAGGATGCGGTCGCCAAATTCGCCAATGACGATTTTTCCGATACCGACGAGGCGATCGGCGCGGTCGCGACTTCGGGCAATCCGCTGGCCTTTCCCATCATCAGCGCGCTGCAGGAAGGCCGGCTGTCGGCCGATCCGGAATCCAAGAAAGTTTTCGTGACAGGGAGCGACGGCAAGATCATCGATGCCGCCACCGGCGCCGCCGTCGACAAGCTGCCGGATAGCGCGGCTGCCGTTCGCCTCAACAACCGCCTGCGCCGCACCGTGGAGGCGGCCCTTGGCGGCCTGACGCTGCTGTCGCCCGATCCCGCCAAGCGGATTGCGGCCGCGCAGTCGGTCTTCAAGAGCCATGAGGAGAGCGCGCTTGCCGTCATCGACGGCGCGCTCGCCAAGGAAACCCATAAGGGCGCCAAGGCGGCCTTCACCGAGGCCCGCGCGGCGATCCTGCTCTACAAGGCGGATGCGACCGAGGTGGAAAAACTCGAAGCCGTCGCCATCGTCAAGGCGCGCGGCGACCAGGAGGCGATGGCGCTATTGACCGGATTGAGCGGCGACGTGCCGCCCAATGTCGCGCGCGCCACGGCCAGCGCGATCGCTTCGATCCAGAGCAATCTCGCGATGTGGTCGATGGTGCAGAACGCCTGGTACGGCCTGTCGCTGGGTTCGGTGCTGCTGCTCGCGGCGATTGGGCTGGCGATCACCTTCGGCGTCATGGGCGTCATCAACATGGCCCATGGCGAGATGGTCATGATCGGCGCCTACACCACCTTCGTGGTGCAGGAAGTCATCCGCACCCGCTATCCCGGCCTGTTCGATTATTCGCTGCTGATCGCGGTGCCGCTCGCCTTCCTGGTTGCCGGCGCAATCGGCGTCCTGATCGAGCGCGGCATCATCCGCTTTCTCTACGGTCGCCCGCTGGAAACGCTGCTCGCGACCTGGGGCCTCTCGCTGGTGCTGCAGCAGGCGGTGCGCACCATGTTCGGCCCGACCAACCGCGAGGTCGGCAACCCCTCCTGGATGAGCGGCGCGTTCGAACTCGGGCAGATCACCATCACCTATAACCGGCTCTGGATCCTCTGCTTCACGCTCGCCGTGTTCGCCATCCTGCTCGCCATGCTGCGCTACACGGCGCTCGGGCTCGAGATGCGCGCGGTCACTCAAAATCGCCGCATGGCGGCCTCGATGGGCATTGCGACTTCGCGTGTCGATGCTCTGACCTTTGGCCTCGGCTCGGGCATTGCCGGGATCGCCGGCGTGGCGCTGTCGCAGATCGACAATGTCAGTCCCAATCTCGGCCAGAGCTACATCATCGACAGCTTCATGGTGGTCGTGTTCGGCGGTGTCGGCAATCTCTGGGGCACGCTGGTCGGCGCCTTCACGCTCGGCATCGCCAACAAGTTCCTGGAGCCGGTGGCGGGCGCCGTCCTCGGCAAGATCGCCATTCTGGTGCTGATCATCCTGTTCATCCAGAAGCGGCCGCGCGGCCTGTTCGCGCTCAAGGGCCGGGCGGTGGAAGCATGA
- the urtC gene encoding urea ABC transporter permease subunit UrtC, with protein MTPHVLTRSLDRSATIFLVVVAALGVLIPLSNLLLPAGSMFQVPTYLVALFGKYACYAILALSIDLIWGYCGILSLGHGAFFALGGYAMGMYLMRQIGSRGVYGNPILPDFMVFLNYPGLPWYWYGFDMFWFAALMVLVVPGLLAFCFGWLAFRSRVTGVYLSIITQAMTYALLLAFFRNDFGFGGNNGLTDFKDILGFNVQADGTRAALFALSCLALILAFLICRAVVTSKLGKVLIAIRDAESRTRFLGYRVESYKLFVFTLSACMAGVAGALYVPQVGIINPGEFAPGNSIEAVIWVAVGGRGTLVGAALGAVVVNYAKTVFTSGPLAPYWLFMLGALFILVTLLLPKGIIGTFNAWWEGRKAKQMTANAESADLEDGVGEPKPAE; from the coding sequence ATGACGCCGCACGTGCTGACGCGCTCGCTCGATCGCAGCGCCACCATCTTCCTGGTCGTCGTCGCAGCCCTCGGCGTGCTGATCCCGCTGTCGAACCTGCTGTTGCCGGCGGGCTCGATGTTCCAGGTGCCGACCTATCTGGTCGCGCTGTTCGGCAAATACGCCTGCTACGCCATTCTCGCGCTCTCGATCGATTTGATCTGGGGCTATTGTGGCATTCTCTCGCTCGGCCATGGCGCGTTCTTCGCGCTCGGTGGTTACGCCATGGGCATGTACCTGATGCGCCAGATCGGCAGCCGCGGCGTCTACGGCAACCCGATCCTGCCCGACTTCATGGTGTTCCTGAACTATCCAGGCCTGCCATGGTACTGGTACGGTTTTGACATGTTCTGGTTCGCGGCCTTGATGGTGCTGGTGGTGCCCGGCCTCTTGGCGTTCTGCTTCGGCTGGCTGGCGTTCCGCTCTCGCGTCACCGGCGTCTATCTCTCCATCATCACGCAGGCGATGACCTACGCGCTGCTGCTGGCGTTCTTCCGCAACGATTTCGGTTTTGGCGGCAATAACGGCCTGACCGACTTCAAGGATATTCTTGGCTTCAATGTCCAGGCCGACGGCACCCGCGCCGCCCTGTTCGCGCTGAGTTGTCTCGCGCTGATCCTGGCGTTCCTGATCTGCCGCGCGGTGGTGACCTCGAAACTCGGCAAGGTCCTGATTGCGATCCGCGACGCCGAATCCCGCACGCGCTTCCTCGGCTATCGCGTGGAGTCCTACAAGCTGTTCGTGTTCACGCTGTCGGCCTGCATGGCCGGCGTCGCCGGCGCACTCTATGTGCCGCAGGTCGGCATCATCAATCCCGGCGAATTCGCTCCGGGCAATTCGATCGAGGCGGTGATCTGGGTCGCGGTCGGCGGCCGCGGCACGCTGGTCGGTGCCGCGCTCGGCGCCGTCGTCGTCAATTATGCGAAGACCGTCTTCACATCGGGTCCGCTGGCGCCGTATTGGCTGTTCATGCTGGGCGCGCTGTTCATCCTGGTGACGCTGCTGCTGCCGAAGGGGATCATCGGCACCTTCAACGCGTGGTGGGAGGGGCGGAAGGCCAAACAAATGACTGCCAACGCCGAAAGCGCCGATCTCGAAGACGGCGTCGGCGAACCGAAGCCGGCGGAGTGA
- the urtD gene encoding urea ABC transporter ATP-binding protein UrtD, which translates to MSVMEGRTTSALLYLDGVHVSFDGFHAINNLSLTLEPGEMRAIIGPNGAGKTTMMDIITGKTKPDEGTVLFDGMTDLTRLDETRIAELGIGRKFQKPTVFESQTIEDNLLLALNIDHSVKGTLFWRGSRDEAERIDRVLETIRLTDARNRLAGSLSHGQKQWLEIGMLLAQDPKLLLVDEPVAGMTDVETHQTAELLKEINKEKTVMVVEHDMTFVRELGVKVTCLHEGTVLAEGTIDQVSSNERVIEVYLGR; encoded by the coding sequence ATGAGTGTCATGGAAGGAAGGACCACTTCCGCGCTGCTCTATCTCGACGGCGTGCATGTCTCGTTCGACGGCTTTCACGCCATCAACAATCTGTCGCTGACGCTCGAGCCCGGCGAGATGCGCGCCATCATCGGGCCGAACGGCGCCGGCAAGACCACGATGATGGACATCATCACCGGCAAGACCAAGCCCGACGAGGGCACGGTGCTGTTCGACGGCATGACCGACCTGACGCGGCTTGATGAGACCCGCATTGCCGAACTCGGCATCGGCCGCAAGTTCCAGAAGCCGACGGTATTCGAGAGCCAGACCATCGAGGACAATCTCCTGCTGGCGCTCAATATCGATCACAGCGTCAAGGGCACGCTGTTCTGGCGTGGCAGCAGAGACGAAGCCGAGCGGATCGACCGCGTGCTGGAAACCATCCGCCTGACGGATGCGCGCAACAGATTGGCAGGCAGCCTCTCGCACGGCCAGAAGCAATGGCTAGAGATCGGCATGCTGCTGGCGCAGGATCCGAAACTTCTGCTGGTCGACGAGCCGGTCGCCGGGATGACCGACGTCGAGACGCACCAGACCGCGGAGCTGCTCAAGGAAATCAACAAGGAAAAGACGGTCATGGTCGTCGAGCACGACATGACCTTCGTCCGCGAACTCGGCGTCAAGGTCACCTGCCTGCACGAGGGCACGGTGCTGGCGGAAGGGACCATCGATCAGGTCTCGTCGAACGAGCGGGTGATCGAAGTGTATCTGGGGCGCTGA
- the urtE gene encoding urea ABC transporter ATP-binding subunit UrtE: MLKVDNISLYYGAAQALRGVSLSAEPGKVTCVLGRNGVGKTSLLRAMVGQYPIAGGSITLDGNDITGLKPYERARRGIGFVPQGREIFPLLTVEENLKTGFGPLKRDDRHIPDDVFSLFPVLSTMLGRRGGDLSGGQQQQLAIGRALVMRPKLLLLDEPTEGIQPSIIKDIGRAITYLRSLGNMAIVLVEQYLDFACELGDNFAVMDRGAVKYACDRANLDPAEISRQMAL, encoded by the coding sequence ATGCTGAAGGTCGACAATATCAGCCTTTACTACGGCGCAGCGCAGGCGCTGCGCGGCGTCTCGTTGTCCGCAGAGCCGGGCAAGGTGACATGCGTGCTCGGCCGCAACGGCGTCGGCAAGACCTCGCTCTTGCGCGCGATGGTCGGCCAGTACCCGATCGCGGGCGGGTCGATCACGCTCGATGGCAACGACATCACCGGCCTGAAACCTTACGAGCGCGCACGGCGCGGCATCGGCTTCGTGCCGCAGGGCCGCGAGATCTTTCCGCTGCTGACGGTGGAGGAAAATCTCAAGACCGGTTTTGGCCCGCTCAAGCGCGACGACCGCCATATCCCCGACGACGTGTTCTCGCTGTTTCCGGTGCTGAGTACGATGCTGGGCCGGCGCGGCGGCGACCTCTCCGGCGGACAACAACAACAATTGGCGATCGGCCGCGCGCTGGTGATGCGGCCGAAATTGTTGCTGCTCGACGAGCCGACCGAAGGCATCCAGCCGTCGATCATCAAGGACATCGGCCGCGCCATCACGTACTTGCGCAGCCTCGGCAACATGGCGATCGTGCTGGTCGAACAATATCTCGACTTTGCCTGCGAGCTCGGCGACAATTTCGCGGTCATGGATCGCGGCGCGGTGAAATATGCCTGCGACCGCGCCAACCTCGACCCGGCCGAGATCAGCCGCCAGATGGCGCTGTAA
- a CDS encoding urease accessory protein UreD, with protein MRTDMARGASATFAANRAQGAVRFGVHVKDGATRRGDLHESGSLRVRFPSPEQEGLSGVFVNTAGGIAGGDRFDIDIAAGEGSRLTLTTAAAEKVYRAAGPAAQLNIALKAERGAHLAWLPQETILFDRARIIRRIDIELADDASLLLCEIVVFGRAAMGEKMLHGEFVDRWRLRRGGKLVFAETIRLDGDIGEKLARPAIAKGGVAIGTALIVPGDEALVERIREASETFGGEVGISAWNGFAMARFCAQDAARLRADMMAVLGRASGVALPRLWLN; from the coding sequence ATGCGGACCGATATGGCGCGCGGCGCTTCAGCAACATTCGCGGCTAACCGCGCCCAGGGCGCGGTGCGGTTTGGCGTACATGTCAAGGACGGCGCCACCCGCCGCGGCGATCTGCATGAATCCGGCTCGCTGCGCGTGCGTTTTCCTTCCCCTGAGCAAGAGGGGCTGTCGGGCGTGTTCGTCAACACCGCCGGCGGCATCGCCGGCGGCGACCGCTTCGATATCGATATCGCGGCAGGCGAGGGATCGCGGCTGACGCTGACGACGGCGGCGGCCGAGAAGGTCTATCGCGCGGCCGGTCCCGCCGCGCAGCTCAATATCGCGCTGAAGGCGGAGAGGGGCGCGCATCTCGCCTGGCTGCCGCAGGAAACCATCCTGTTCGACCGGGCGCGGATTATCAGGCGCATCGATATCGAGCTTGCGGACGACGCGTCGCTTCTGCTCTGCGAAATCGTGGTGTTCGGCCGCGCGGCGATGGGCGAAAAGATGCTGCACGGCGAGTTCGTCGACCGCTGGCGCCTGCGCCGCGGCGGAAAGCTCGTGTTCGCCGAAACCATCCGGCTCGACGGCGACATCGGCGAGAAGTTGGCGCGGCCGGCCATTGCGAAGGGCGGCGTCGCCATCGGTACCGCACTGATCGTGCCCGGTGACGAGGCGCTGGTGGAGCGAATTCGCGAGGCGTCGGAAACGTTCGGCGGCGAGGTCGGCATCTCCGCGTGGAATGGATTTGCAATGGCCCGTTTCTGTGCCCAAGATGCGGCCCGGCTCCGCGCCGATATGATGGCTGTGCTCGGCCGCGCCAGCGGCGTGGCGCTCCCAAGGCTTTGGCTAAATTAG
- a CDS encoding urease subunit gamma, translating to MNLSPREKDKLLISMAAMVARRRLERGVKLNHPEAIAIISDFIVEGARDGRTVAELMQSGAQVITRAQCMDGIPEMIHDIQVEATFPDGTKLVTVHEPIR from the coding sequence ATGAATCTCTCTCCCCGCGAAAAGGACAAGCTCTTGATCTCGATGGCGGCCATGGTGGCCCGCCGCAGGCTCGAGCGCGGCGTCAAGCTCAACCACCCCGAGGCGATCGCCATCATCTCCGACTTCATCGTCGAGGGCGCCCGCGACGGCCGCACCGTCGCTGAGCTGATGCAATCAGGCGCGCAGGTCATCACCCGCGCGCAATGCATGGACGGCATCCCGGAGATGATCCACGACATCCAGGTCGAGGCGACGTTCCCTGATGGGACGAAGCTCGTCACCGTGCATGAGCCGATCCGGTGA
- a CDS encoding urease subunit beta: MIPGELFIKDGEIELNAGRKTVTLTVANTGDRPIQVGSHYHFLETNPALKFDRKKARGMRLDIAAGTAVRFEPGQTRDVQLVALAGKRVIYGFRGEVQGKL, encoded by the coding sequence ATGATCCCCGGCGAACTCTTCATCAAGGACGGCGAGATCGAACTCAATGCCGGCCGCAAGACGGTGACACTCACAGTCGCCAACACCGGCGACCGCCCGATCCAGGTCGGCTCGCACTACCATTTCCTCGAGACCAATCCGGCCTTGAAATTCGATCGTAAAAAGGCCCGCGGCATGCGGCTCGATATCGCCGCCGGCACCGCGGTGCGCTTCGAACCCGGCCAGACCCGCGACGTGCAACTCGTCGCGCTCGCCGGCAAACGCGTCATCTACGGTTTTCGCGGCGAGGTGCAGGGGAAACTCTGA
- a CDS encoding patatin-like phospholipase family protein has product MEAKGQIEIGVVLQGGGALGAYEYGAMDALLELMDEIEANGRAVRLVTVTGVSIGAINAACVVGAKNRTDARRRLKSLWDALSLEATHYWWAIAKNDFALFGVDGFYEPRRDVWSFLGWTNFYDTRPMLETLKEHVDFDLLNASETAFVITAVNRSSGELIRFRNHPHKGETKKIEPSHVLASGSLPPAFPATTIGNGDFWDGGIIDNTPLGDAIDAFSGSDDVDRILIVMNLFRKERAPPKDMIEVNDRLNELRYGNRLRQDRQNAHTVNELLQTIEQLAALVPAGSMDQHLEARVYGASRYKVLDAITDIDLADPVLMKEAGLSPRSEESGSFRDFSKTGIERRREAGYKIAQLKLRELFRKQGLLQATH; this is encoded by the coding sequence GTGGAAGCAAAAGGTCAAATCGAAATCGGGGTCGTACTCCAGGGCGGCGGCGCGCTTGGGGCCTACGAGTACGGTGCGATGGACGCGCTGCTCGAGCTGATGGACGAAATCGAAGCCAATGGCAGGGCAGTGCGGCTGGTGACGGTCACCGGCGTCTCGATCGGAGCGATCAACGCGGCGTGCGTTGTCGGTGCCAAAAATCGAACCGATGCGCGCAGGCGCCTGAAGTCCCTTTGGGACGCACTCTCGCTGGAGGCCACGCACTACTGGTGGGCTATTGCAAAGAACGATTTCGCGCTGTTCGGCGTGGACGGGTTCTATGAGCCGCGCCGCGATGTCTGGAGTTTCCTCGGCTGGACGAATTTTTACGATACGCGTCCGATGCTTGAGACTCTGAAAGAGCATGTGGACTTCGATTTGTTGAACGCCAGCGAGACGGCTTTCGTGATCACGGCGGTCAATCGATCGTCGGGCGAATTAATCCGCTTTCGGAATCATCCTCATAAAGGGGAAACGAAGAAGATCGAGCCGTCTCATGTGTTGGCGAGCGGCAGCCTGCCGCCGGCGTTTCCGGCAACGACAATCGGCAACGGTGATTTCTGGGACGGCGGCATCATCGACAATACGCCGCTTGGCGATGCGATCGATGCGTTTTCCGGATCTGATGATGTTGACCGTATTCTCATCGTGATGAATCTGTTCCGGAAGGAACGTGCGCCGCCGAAGGATATGATCGAGGTAAACGATCGCCTGAACGAGCTGCGCTATGGAAACCGGCTCCGCCAGGACCGGCAGAACGCGCATACCGTCAACGAGCTGTTGCAGACGATCGAACAGCTGGCGGCGCTGGTTCCCGCAGGTTCGATGGATCAACACCTCGAGGCGCGTGTATATGGCGCTAGCCGCTACAAGGTGCTTGACGCAATCACCGACATCGATCTGGCCGACCCCGTTCTGATGAAGGAAGCCGGCTTGTCGCCGAGGTCGGAAGAGTCGGGCAGCTTTCGCGATTTTTCCAAGACAGGCATCGAGCGGCGTCGTGAGGCCGGATACAAAATTGCGCAATTGAAGTTGCGAGAATTGTTCAGAAAACAAGGCCTGTTGCAGGCGACCCACTGA
- the ureC gene encoding urease subunit alpha has product MSFKMKRSVYADMFGPTTGDKVRLADTDLIIEVEKDFTTYGEEVKFGGGKVIRDGMGQSQVTNRQGAADTVITNALIVDHWGIVKADVAIKEGMIAAIGKAGNPDIQPGVTIVIGPGTDIIAGEGKILTAGGFDSHIHFICPQQIEHALMSGVTSMLGGGTGPSHGSFATTCTPGPWHMGRMIQSFDAFPVNLGISGKGNAARPAALVEMIKGGACALKLHEDWGTTPAAIDNCLSVADDYDVQVMLHSDTLNESGFVEDTVKAFKGRTIHAFHTEGAGGGHAPDIIKIAGLKNVLPSSTNPTRPFTRNTIDEHLDMLMVCHHLDPSIAEDLAFAESRIRKETIAAEDILHDLGALSMMSSDSQAMGRLGEVIIRTWQTADKMKKQRGALPEDKGNDNDNFRVKRYISKYTINPSIAHGVSKLIGSVEKGKLADLVLWSPAFFGVKPDCIIKGGSIVAAPMGDPNASIPTPQPVHYQPMFAAYGKSLTASSVVFTSKAAITGGLARKLGIEKKLYPVKNTRGGISKKSMIHNGATPKIEVDAETYEVRADGELLTCAPAEVLPMAQRYFMF; this is encoded by the coding sequence ATGTCGTTCAAGATGAAACGTTCCGTCTATGCCGACATGTTCGGGCCGACGACCGGCGATAAGGTGCGGCTGGCCGACACCGATCTCATCATCGAGGTCGAAAAGGATTTCACCACTTATGGCGAGGAGGTGAAGTTCGGTGGCGGCAAGGTGATCCGCGACGGCATGGGGCAGTCGCAGGTCACCAACAGGCAAGGCGCGGCCGATACCGTCATCACCAATGCGCTGATCGTCGATCACTGGGGCATCGTGAAGGCCGACGTCGCGATCAAGGAGGGCATGATCGCTGCGATCGGCAAGGCCGGTAATCCCGACATCCAGCCCGGCGTCACCATCGTGATCGGTCCCGGCACGGACATCATCGCGGGCGAGGGCAAGATCCTCACCGCCGGCGGTTTCGACAGCCACATTCATTTCATCTGCCCGCAGCAGATCGAGCACGCGCTGATGTCTGGCGTCACCTCGATGCTGGGCGGCGGCACCGGGCCGTCGCACGGCTCCTTTGCGACCACCTGCACGCCCGGGCCGTGGCACATGGGGCGGATGATCCAGTCGTTCGACGCCTTCCCGGTCAATCTCGGCATTTCGGGCAAGGGCAACGCGGCGCGCCCCGCCGCGCTGGTCGAAATGATCAAGGGCGGCGCCTGTGCGCTGAAGCTGCACGAGGACTGGGGCACCACGCCGGCCGCGATCGACAACTGCCTCAGCGTTGCCGATGATTACGACGTCCAGGTGATGCTGCATTCGGACACGCTGAACGAATCCGGCTTCGTCGAGGACACGGTAAAGGCCTTCAAGGGCCGCACCATCCATGCCTTCCATACCGAAGGTGCGGGTGGCGGCCATGCGCCTGACATCATCAAGATCGCCGGCTTGAAGAACGTATTGCCGTCCTCGACCAATCCGACGCGGCCGTTCACCCGCAACACCATCGACGAGCATCTGGACATGCTGATGGTGTGCCACCATCTCGATCCGTCGATTGCGGAAGACCTCGCGTTTGCCGAAAGCCGTATCCGCAAGGAGACCATCGCGGCGGAAGACATTTTGCACGACCTCGGCGCGCTCTCGATGATGTCATCGGACTCGCAGGCGATGGGCCGGCTCGGTGAAGTCATCATCCGCACCTGGCAGACCGCCGACAAGATGAAAAAACAAAGAGGCGCGCTGCCCGAGGACAAGGGCAACGACAATGACAATTTCCGCGTCAAGCGCTACATTTCGAAATACACCATCAACCCGTCGATCGCACACGGCGTCTCGAAGCTGATCGGCTCGGTAGAGAAGGGCAAGCTCGCCGACCTCGTACTGTGGTCGCCGGCCTTCTTTGGCGTGAAACCCGATTGCATCATCAAGGGTGGCTCGATCGTGGCGGCGCCGATGGGCGATCCGAACGCGTCGATCCCGACGCCGCAGCCCGTGCATTACCAGCCGATGTTCGCCGCCTACGGCAAATCGCTGACGGCGTCTTCCGTCGTGTTCACCTCGAAGGCCGCCATCACAGGCGGGCTGGCGCGCAAGCTCGGCATCGAAAAGAAGCTCTACCCCGTGAAAAACACCCGCGGCGGCATCTCCAAGAAGAGCATGATCCATAACGGCGCCACGCCGAAAATCGAGGTGGACGCCGAGACCTATGAGGTGCGCGCAGACGGCGAGCTTCTGACATGCGCGCCGGCGGAGGTTCTGCCCATGGCGCAGAGGTATTTCATGTTCTAA
- a CDS encoding putative quinol monooxygenase gives MIYVVATLTVKPETRAEFIAAATACIKETRKEPGNIAYDLHESVTDPSKMVFVEQWENAEALVPHRGAEHMKTFGRVAVKCMSAPPKIEVITPEKVDVR, from the coding sequence GTGATTTACGTCGTTGCCACGCTGACCGTGAAGCCTGAAACACGCGCCGAATTCATCGCCGCCGCCACCGCCTGCATCAAGGAAACCCGGAAAGAGCCGGGCAACATCGCCTACGACCTGCACGAAAGCGTCACCGATCCCTCGAAAATGGTGTTCGTCGAGCAGTGGGAAAATGCCGAGGCGCTGGTGCCGCATCGTGGCGCCGAACACATGAAGACCTTCGGCCGCGTCGCCGTGAAATGCATGTCGGCGCCGCCGAAGATCGAAGTCATCACTCCCGAAAAGGTCGACGTCCGCTAA
- a CDS encoding putative quinol monooxygenase — MIYVIATTPMKPENKDDFIKGHKACTAETLKEKGCISYEGHVSVNNPNLYVVVERWETRDDLNAHGRAPHMKVWREYSSQMKTAPTVIEIISDGKVEKF; from the coding sequence ATGATCTACGTCATCGCCACCACGCCGATGAAGCCGGAAAACAAGGACGACTTCATCAAGGGGCACAAGGCCTGTACCGCCGAAACGCTCAAGGAGAAGGGCTGTATCTCCTATGAAGGCCATGTCAGCGTGAACAATCCCAATCTGTATGTGGTGGTCGAGCGCTGGGAGACCCGCGACGATCTCAATGCGCATGGCCGCGCGCCGCACATGAAAGTCTGGCGGGAGTATTCCTCGCAGATGAAGACGGCGCCGACGGTGATCGAAATCATCAGCGACGGCAAGGTGGAGAAATTTTAG